DNA from Malus sylvestris chromosome 11, drMalSylv7.2, whole genome shotgun sequence:
CACACTAATCAAATGGAAAACGATCAAATATAAAGGTTATAATACCTTCATGTTCTTTTAAATTCAAGAATGCTATCAAACAAGACTGAAGCATCTGGCATCTGTAAGACAATAATTGGCAAACCCAATGCAGAAATCAATGAGCCAGATTCCCGAACGAACTTAATACATCCCAAGCCCAACGACAAATCAAACATCATCACAAACTAACTACTTAAGTAACAAAACATCACCGCAGAGTCAAACTAAAAGAGTTATAATCCGATCAACTCTTCATATATTTTCAATCCCCGCTACTTAAAATTCGTATtcgtttatatattttcttgGCTACCGTAGATTCTTCAGCAGAAAATAATCACTTACTAAATTCACCATTAGATTACTTAGGTAATAAAACACACCAGAGTCGGTCGTAGTCTCATGCAGTCATAATCACAGGCCAAACATAAAACAAACATAAACTACTGATAATGTCACAACTGAAATACCGAAACTAGCCCTGCTACTACTAATTGAATCGGGCGTTTTCGAATAAAAAGTCTGAAACACCCCCGCACGTGTGGAAGCCTCCATGATTTTCAAAGACACTCGGTCTTGTAGTAGTTCCACATGCAATCAAGCTCCGTGGGGCCAACTGCCCTGGCTTCCTCGGACACCGGAGGCCAGTTCCCAGTGAAATCGACGGAGGATCCGCCGCCAGCAACAGAGCTGCCAACGTGGACAGGAGGATGAGCCGGCAttggggagaagaagaagggcaGCTGGAGATTCTCCTGCAGAGACCGGAGGCTCGGGAAGGCCGAGACGCCTCCAAAGTTCGGCGGCTGGGGCGGAGGAGGGTGAGCCAGGTCGAAGCATGAGGCTGGGAGGTTGAAGCCATTATTGCTGGGGTTGGTGGAGAAACAGGACACGTGCTCCCTGGGGATTGGACTGTCGTAAGAGCAGCCGTCGCCGGCGGCGGAGATGGGTTGGTAAGGGGAGGAGTCGAGGAGGGGCGGGAGAGAAACGGAGGAGGGGGAGCTGGGTTCTGGGTAGAGAGAGACGCTGCTGGTGGAGCCGTTGCCCATCCGAGTCTTTTTGGATCCGGGTCCGTTGGCGGCTGATCCGCTACTCTTCTGGAAAACCCGGGAAATGACCCACTCGTCCTGCACGTGTATTGAATCAATGCCATAAGCAAAATTGGAGAAAAAACCAGTCAGCTTTTTGAGAAAAATTAGTCCTGTGGGTAGGTGGTGACGTTCCTATATGCATAATTTAAACCCCAACGTAATTAATGCAAAAAATACGAAATGGCAGCAAACGAGGAGACCTCATAGAAATTATAGCAGAAAAACGACCGTCACACAGTAAATTGatgggttatgtgtgttaaaaaagttaataacttaaaaattaaaaattttcaccacttacattaaaaacacatgatgtactaTCCGTGTTCCCGTCATAACAAAAAATTTCTCCAGAATAACAATGTGACCTATTTTGATAACTGAGCTACAAGATCTTGCTCCGGAATTTTATTTATGCCCAAAACATTCAAGTTTCAGGTGTTTGATGCCATGATACAAGATAGCATGGAGGAGGATATACGGAGGACCAACTGAGACATCCTCTACCATTGAAAGCCATTAATTAACATTAGTAAAATCTGCATAGATGGTTAAATTTACCTAACCCTAGCTAGCGACCCCCACTGTACCAACTAATTTACCTAACCCTAGCTGTAAATGATGTAGTACtactaaaaatcaaaactttacATGTTAAGATGTAGCTTAGACATGCATGAGCGTCAAAGTTTCCAATATAACTTTAGGGAGAGAGGACCTTGGAGCTCCGGGAGAGATAGTGGTAGGCAAATTTGCCTTCAAGACGGTACTCATGCATGACCCAGTTGGATTTTTCACCCTTGGGAGCTCTACCGCGGTAAAAAACCAAAGTCTTCTTCATCCCAACGAGCGCGCAAGTCTTGGAGCTGTaaatctccctgtcctttccggTGGCTTTCCAGTACCCGGCTTCAGTTGCCCTGTTGGTTCGGAGCCCCGTCGGGTATTTCCGGTCACGCAGGCTGAAAAAGTACCACTCTTTCTCCCCCATCTTTGCCTTGTCTGCAAATTTATTCAAAACCAACGCTTAAATACTAATTATAATCAACACCCAACATTATTAATTCATTTCAAGTTATGTACAAGAAAAATTGTTATAATCCAACCCGAACACTTAGAAACTAACTACaactaaaacccaaatttaGAAATCAATTATTTCAGGTTATGTACATGAAATAATGTGATTAATTAGCATGAGGTGGAGTTAAGTAGTTGATTAATTACCAGGGAGCTCCCAAGGCTCACACTTGTTGAGGTCGACTTCAGCAATGGCACGGCCGGTGAAGCTGCTGTCGAGGACCTTCTTGAGGAGGTAGTAGGTGATGAGCTCCTCATCGGTGGGGTGGAAACGGAAGCCGGGTGGCAGGTGGGTGTTGTGATCAAAGTGGGTGGAGAAGCTCATGATGTCCATGGGTGTCGAGAGAgagaaatcaaacaaacaacgagAAAGTCGTTGGGAAGAAAACCCAGAAGGGACTTTTGGAGTGTCTAGGTTTTAAAGAAGGTGTGATtgtttcatgaaagttgttggAGGTCAGGAAAGAGTGGAGTGGAGTGAGGGGTTTTGAGAGTGAGGGGTTGAGTGTTTGTTTTGTAGCTGCAAGATTTGGTtttagggagagagagaaggagagaggaagagtgtGAGAAGGGTTTGATGGATCTGAGTggcagagagagaggggaaaaGGTGAAGGAGATATAATAACTAATAAGGTATGATATGGCTGGAAAAATCTGTGTTTTTCTCTGCCCTCTCTGCCGTATCCAttacctctctttctctctcctctttctttctccccctgtaaagagagagaaagtgtgtgTGATGTATGTGTCTGAGGAAATGGGCTGTGCAGAGCTGGGGTAGTCTGTTTAGAGTATGCGTGCGTGCGTGAGAAAGTGTGCAGGTATTCCTCTGTCAGTGAAGAAAATGAAAGGGAGGGAACAGAAAGTAGTTTTATGAGAGAGCCCTTTTGAGTTTATGTGAGAAGGAAAATAAATAAGAGGAGgggaaaataaatttttattttttgtaaaaatcaattttccattttttaaatattagaaaaaaaagagaggtaAAGATTTTCACCATGTATCGATAAAGCTGTTGCAAATCTCTCATGTCAGCACAgtacatataataataataaatccaAAACAAGCACAGAGAGCCTTGGTGCTTTAATACACACCATCTatgtaggttttttttttttttttttttttttcaaatattttattttattttacattttccCTGCTAATTAAGAATTTGTAAATAAGaggattctctctcctcttatgcttatcttcttctctctcatcctcttacatattattttttatcttattatctttataaaaaattcaatataagatgttgacgtggttaAACTGTAACTGTTCAAATAGAAGGGGAGGGAATgggagagagattaggaggggagagaatcctcctcccTACATGAATGCTCCGCCTCATGTTTTTTACACGATTCATTtgctaacattataaaatatcgtgtcaaaaatataaaaatgtagAAAATTCATGAAtctcacttttgagagagtATGCTTCGCATTCCTCAAGCGTTTAAAGCACCCCGTATAAACTTTATCAAAATGTAAGGTATTCCCTTCAACATTGGAAGTTAAGAGTTAAACCAAAATATTAAGTCAATATTATAAACTACCACAGTTAATCATCCGCCACAAAATTAACTTCTCTAAGAACATGTCCACCGGTACTTTAAATGCCAAGGCAGTTGGATTAAAATGCCCTTATCCCATAAAATGTTGGTCCATGGCCTAAAATTTGGCAGGCAACTTGTGGGCTTGAGGAAGCCCATCGAACTGCCTGTCGAAGAATTGTTGGGCCTTGAGCTCGATGCCAATGACGATGTGAGTGCGGTGATAGAGTGGGCCCCCCCCCCCACATGCGCAACCTAGAGCCAAGCAACTCGTTTATTCGCGTGCCTTAGTTGTTGGATTttccaataataaaaaaattgaaaaaatattttgttgtgCCACATTGCCATGTAGCACAATTTAGCGCATCTGATTTCATAAATTGAGAAAAATTACTCTTTAGAATAAATATTAATGACAATTCAAGTGTCTTGTCCTTGCCCTTACCCTCCCAAAAACATAAGAAAACTATTGGAATCAAGCATATGAGCTTACAATATGTGTTTTATGTCTTAAAAGTAAGATGGGAAACAATTTAAtgtataagaagaagaaaaaagctatggcattatgcatgcatgcatggtttCTAGTATTCTGCATTCACTTTTTTCATATAAAGATTAGGCAAAAGAACTGGAGCTTTGGAAGTGAGATTGAGAGAGTGATTGGATTTTCGTACTACTGCTCGCTTTTTAACACTGTTGGAGTCTGGGGATTCACATTACTGGTTGCGCATCACAATTTCATGCTAattaggccccgtttgggattgaggtgattttaaaaaaagccactgtgaaaaaaagctgagggtcatttttgtgtttggtaaactgaaaaaaaagggcttattttggaagctgctgtgagaataagctgaaaatcaaaggaaaagctgaagctgctatttgctgctttgaaaaaaagccagttttttcaaagcacatggagctacagtgctcctttaatgaaaagacacactatcatcctgcttttttttccaaaagcactttcacaaaaaagtttaccaaacactctactggctttatttcacagccgcttattctcacagcacagccgcttattctcacagcagctttttttcaaagcacagcaataccaaaccagcccttaagcACACCAACCGTTTGGCCCGTATGTAATACAAACATATTACAGTCAAGAAGTAGCTAAAACCAAAGTCGATCCCCTCAAATTTATATATAACAGACTCAGATAAAATAGATGGTTTACAAAAAGATACTGTATTTTATGGTCATCGATGATAAGTTGAATTAGAAAAttagaggttttttttttgtcggaaGAAAAATTTAGTACCAACACAACATACATATATGCATTGAGGCTCAATTAATTacacaaaacacaaaccaaaagtCGAGCTTTGGTTCTTGttcttttattgaattggagCTTTGATGATTGATTAAAGATCCATAAGTATTGGTCTATGAATCTATAACAATATAGAGTAATGATTATTTTGGGTAGCTTTGTTAAACttgcgtttctaaaaaaaaaacctttcatTTTTAGTATGGCCATTAAAACTAAATGAAAGTTCTAACGATGTTACGTAAAATAACCATCGCCCATATTGTGACAAGTTCAAATAACAATGCTTATAATTTTTAGTTCATAGACAAATTTCCAGCCAATGCTCTTAGGGAACAATATtctaattttctctaaaaaaaatttttaatagttaatataATAGTTCATTTGATGATTGCTACATTTCACTGATGAATTATACAACATCAATTTCTAGTACAAAACAAAAGATTTTGCATGTTGAGAATTAAGCTGCCTTCTTGCTTTAGAGGTATCCTGCAGAAGGTAATCCTGCAGATGAAGTCAAAAAGAAGCAGGAAAGTGTGAAGAAATGAAGACCTTACTAAAATTAGAAGGagctttttaatttttcaacagCTAGTTTCTTCCCCTGTTTTTAGAAAGATTACAGCTGGTGTTTTATCCATTATTTGTACTGAGCACTCTCATCTTCCTCCAAGTGGATGGATGATATCCTCTGATAACCATTTATGATCGGAGAAGAGTACTAGGCCTCTAGATGTAGGTTCTGGTTTGTAGACCGGCtgtgaaacaaaaaggatatagtctttgtaatttgttttttggatatcaagaaaatatacaaaGTGACTCTTGCTCTTCTGTTTTCTCTCGAgccaaaacaaacacaaaatttcGTCAAACCTTTATTCAAGTTTCAATCTTTATCAACCAAAAACAATATGCCTGGTACCATTtcaaacatggtatcagagctctTGGTCTGATTCCGAAGAAGGGCGTGATACTGTGGGTGAGATCTAGCTCCGAAGGAAACCCAGAAAATCTTAAAGGTGGTTCCTTTGTTGGTTGATTCACTGATACTCACTAAGAAATGGTGGGATCGAGTTCTTCCGGTGGAGATTTACGAACTCCACAGTTTGATGGTGCAAACTACGATTTTTGGGCTGTCAAAATGGAAACAATCCTCATAGCACATGATCTATGGGATGTGATAGAACTCGGAATACAGCCGCAGCAGACTCCCGAGGAGGAAGAAGGTTCTGTAGATGAAGGAAGTGAGGCTGAGCACACTCCAGTAGAAGCACCCACTATCTCCAAAGAAGACAGAATAAAAAACGCCAAGGCGTTAAGCCTCATTCAGGGAGCCATAACTGATGTGCTCTTCCCTCGCATCAGAAATGAGAAGACTGCTAAAGGAGCTTGGGAAATACTGAGAAGAGAGTTCAGAGGAGACAAAAAGGTAAGAGCTGTTAAACTTCAAGCCATTAGAGCTGAGTTTGAATATCTGAGAATGCATGATGGTGAACCCTTAGATGACTACTTGGCTAGGTTTTTTGAGATAGTGAATAATCTGAAATCACTAGGTGAGGATGTGCCTGAGAAAAGGATTGTGCAGAAGCTATTAATGAGCTTAAATAGAAGATACAAATCCATAGTGTCTATAATAGAGGAGACAAGAGATCTGGATGTTATAAGGGTTGAGGAAGTCTTGGCCTCGGTTAAAGTCTATGATAAAAGGGAAGACCTGCATGATGAAAGGGACAAGGTTACTGGTACTGAGAGGGCATTTAGTAGTCTAAAGATTGGAGGTAGTGTTCATGGTAGTACTAGTGGAAG
Protein-coding regions in this window:
- the LOC126588640 gene encoding protein CUP-SHAPED COTYLEDON 2-like; translation: MDIMSFSTHFDHNTHLPPGFRFHPTDEELITYYLLKKVLDSSFTGRAIAEVDLNKCEPWELPDKAKMGEKEWYFFSLRDRKYPTGLRTNRATEAGYWKATGKDREIYSSKTCALVGMKKTLVFYRGRAPKGEKSNWVMHEYRLEGKFAYHYLSRSSKDEWVISRVFQKSSGSAANGPGSKKTRMGNGSTSSVSLYPEPSSPSSVSLPPLLDSSPYQPISAAGDGCSYDSPIPREHVSCFSTNPSNNGFNLPASCFDLAHPPPPQPPNFGGVSAFPSLRSLQENLQLPFFFSPMPAHPPVHVGSSVAGGGSSVDFTGNWPPVSEEARAVGPTELDCMWNYYKTECL